Part of the Labrenzia sp. PHM005 genome is shown below.
GCGCGAAACCGACTATGAGGAAAAGCTGAAAAAGAAGGTCCGCACCTCCGGCTGCGCCCAGGGCACCGTCTTTGGCGATGTTATGGAAGGCTTTGAAACGGTTAGCCTGCCCAAAGACGCCAGGCTGAAAACCTCCTGGCTCTACAGCCTCACAAAGGCCATCAACACCACGCCGTCGCTCTATCTAGAGGCCGGAGCGATCCATGGCTGTGTGTTGTGCTGCGAAGATGCACCTCTGGTTTATATGGAAGATGTTGGCCGTCACAACGCCGTCGACAAGATCGCCGGGTGGATGCAACTCAACAATGTGCCAGCTGGTGACAAGATCTTTTACACCACAGGCCGCCTGACCTCGGAAATGGTCATCAAGACCGTAATGATGGGTATTCCTATCCTGGTTTCCCGGTCCGGTTTTACTGCCTGGGGTGTGGAACTTGCCCGCCAAGCCGGATTGACGTTGATTGGGCGCGCCCGCGGAAAAAGGTTCCTGACGCTTGCGGGCGCGGAACGGATAGATTTTGACATGGACCCGGCCCTTGCGGAGGATGAACCGCGCGGCTCGGAACGCAAAGGGAGTAACAAAGCGGAATGACCCCGGGAATAACCCCGCTGACACGGGACAAGGTGCTCGGCTGTGTGCTGGCCGGAGGACAATCCCGCCGGATGGGCGGCGGCGACAAGACACTGCTCGATCTCAACGGCAAACCCATGCTGGAGATCATTTTTGACCGCTTGTCCCCGCAGGTTCCGCAAATCGTGCTCAATGCAAATGGCGATGCCAACCGGTTCTCCAGGTTTCCTTTTCCCGTTGTTTCAGATTCGATCGCCGGGTTTGCCGGCCCACTCGCCGGTATTCTAGCAGGATTGGACTACGCGAGAGAAAATCTGCCGGATGTCTCGCATGTGATCTCCGTCGCAGGAGACACTCCATTTTTCCCAGTCGATCTCGTCGACCGGTTCCTGGCAACGACCCCTGCCGACAAACCTGTAATCGCGCTGGCGAGCTCCGCAGACAAACTCCAGCCTGTATTTGGCCTCTGGCCCGTAGCGCTTGCCGAGGATTTGCACGACTGGCTTGCCAAAGGTCAAAGCGGCAAGGTCCTCGCTTTTGTAGACCGTCATGACAGCATTGAAGTTGCTTTCGAATTGGATCAGGCAACCGGCCTTGATCCGTTTTTTAATGCCAACCGGCCGGACGATCTTGAAACGGCCCGAAGCGCGGCGAGTCTTTTAACCTCATGACCACCACTCCCGTTTTTGGAATCACCGGCTGGAAAAACTCTGGCAAGACACAGCTTGTCACCCGTTTGGTTGCTGAGTTCACAGCCCGTGGCCTCAAAGTGTCCACGGTGAAACACGCCCACCATAATTTCGATATCGATAAGCCGGGCGCGGACAGCTACCGCCACCGGGAAGCAGGCGCCGTTGAAGTGGCGCTGGTATCGGGCCGCCGCTGGGCCTTGATGCATGAATTGCGCGATGAAGAGGAACCGCCCTTGTCGGCGATCCTGCCGCGTCTTGCCCCTTGCGACCTGATCCTGATCGAAGGCTACAAACGGGAAAACCACCCAAAGATCGAAGCGCGCCGGACAGAATCGGCAGACAAAGGCCCCTTGGCGCCGGAAGACAGTAATATTCTCGCCATTGCTGCTGATCACATCGTGTCCGACACGGCACTGCCAGTCTATGATTTGAACGATGTCTCAGGCCTTGCTGATTTCATCACCGCGCATCTTGATTTGAAGAGACAAGAGCCATGACGGCCAAGCCAGACTTGAACGACTGTTTTTTGCACGACAAGGATAGGCTCAAACACGCCGAGGCTCTGGCGATCCTGAAGGAGCGCATCCAGTCAGTCGCTTCCATCGAAACCGTTTCCCTGGATGATGCCCTTGGGCGTATCCTTGCCGAAGACGTCACCGCGCCGCGCAATATTCCGCTCGCTGATAACTCAGCGGTCGACGGCTATGCGTTCCGGTTCTCCGATCATGATGAAGCCGGCGGGTTCTTTCGTCTGAGCCAACGCGTGGCCGCAGGTCACAAAAGCGACCAAACCCTTGCCCCCTGGAGCGCCGCGCGGATATTCACCGGCGCAGTCATGCCGCCAGGTGCCGATACTGTGGCCATGCAGGAAGATTGCGAAACGCATCAGCAGGATGGTCAGGACTTTGTCATTGTCCCGCAAGGTCTGAAAAAAGGTGCGAACTGCCGGCTGGCGGGTGAAGATGTTCAAGAAGGGGCCGCAATCCTAACGGTCGGCCACCGGCTCAGGCCGCAAGACATTGCCGCGATTGCGTCGACGGGTGTCGCTGAGATAGCCGTTTATCGCAAGCTGAAGGTGGCCTTGGTTTCGACCGGCGATGAACTCAGGCGTCCTGGCGATCTCATTACGGTTGGCGATGTTTATGATTCAAATCATTTCCTGCTGAACGGGCTTTGCTCACATCTCCCGGTCGACATCAAAGATCTTGGAATTTTAAAAGATGAAGCGCAGCTGATTGAAAACACATTGGCGTCCGCATCTCAGGAGTTTGACGTGATCCTGACCTCTGGCGGCGCCAGCCGCGGCGAGGAGGATCACATGCAGACAGCCCTGGCAAAACTCGGCCAGCGGCATATGTGGCAACTGGCAATCAAACCGGGTCGCCCTGTGATGTTCGGTCAGATCGGCTCTAGCATTTTCCTTGGCATGCCGGGAAATCCGGTGGCCGCGATGGTTTGCTTTATGCTCTATGCGCGCCCGGTCATCAGCGTGTTGGGTGGCGGCGCCTTTGTCGAGCCACAGCGTTTTCAAATTCCATCAGATTTCGAGGTGCCGAAGAAGAAGCCCGACCGGCGCGAATTCTACCGGGGCATTCTGGCGGCGGATGACACCGGACGCACAGTTGCACAGAAATTCGCCCGCGACGGGTCCGGATTGATATCCGGGCTTCGTGAAGCCGACGGTTTGATCGAGATTCCGGAAGAAACGACGTCCGTCAACCGCGGAGATCTGGTAACCTTCCTGCCATTCACTGGTATGGGAGTTCTTTAGTATTTTATCGGAGCCCCAAGGGCTGTGCCTCCCGCGCTTACATAAAGAGGGCTGTAGTTGGAGACCCAAAAGCCCCCGCTCAACAGACAGATCCCGGATCTCCGCTTCGCTGCGTCCGGGAAAGCTCAGTGGCCCAACCAACCAAACGTTCATTCCTGAGCCTCCTCGGCCTTGAGCCGGGGTCAACAAACTATGGTCCCGGATCAAGTCCGGGACCGCTGTTTTTGGGAAATTTTCCCAATCAGAACGTATAGGGCCAGTCGGCCGCAACAAAGCGGTAGGCCTCGCCCTCATTGGCGAGATAACCAAAGCCCGGGAACGGAATGTGCGCGCCTGCGAACATCACCCGGTCGGTGGCCACTTCGTCAAAAAACTTCTTACGCGTTTCAACCGCCTGTGCCGGATCAATATCGAAAGCAATGCCCCACTCCGGATAGTGGGTTTGATACAGAAGCGTATGAACGACATCTGCTGCAATGATCAACCGTTCGCCGTTGCTCTCCAGAACAAAACCGACATGACCCGGTGTGTGCCCGGGCAAGGCTTTGGCCGTGATCCCTGGCAGGATTTCTTTGCCGGGATTAAACAACGTCTGGCGCGCTTTATAGGCATCCGCGCTTTTGCGTGCGCCCAGGAAAAACGGCTTGAATTGTTCCGGCGCCGCATTCATCGCCCCATCGTCGAACCAGAATGCATTGTCCACTTCCGGAAGCAATAGTTCAGCATTCGGAAACATCTTTTCACCAGCCGGTGTCAACACACCAAACAAGTGATCGGGATGCATGTGAGTGATCAAAACCGCATCGATCTGCTCTGGTGTCACACCAGCGGCCGCCAGCGCTTTGCCGAGATGGCCCACAGTCGGCCCAAGGCTGTCGGATGTCCCCGCATCAATCAGCACCAACTTGTCGCCGGTGTTGACCAGATAAGCATTCACCGGACCGGTGAGCGCTTCAGTGTCAATAAACGCCGCTTTGCGAAGCTGGGATGCAGCCTCCTCGTCATATCCGAGGATCAGCTCAGGGCCCATACTCAAATACCCATCAAGAAGTGCGGTGACTTCAAAGTTCCCGATCTTGCGCCGGATGGCACCAGCCATCGGCGCACCAGCCATTGGTGCTGCGGCCTGAGCGCCCGTTGAAATCAGGTTCAAACCACTCGCAACACCAAGCGCAGCACCACCCGTTAGGGCTCCACCCAAAAAACCGCGCCTGTTCATCGCGCTCTTTTCAATCGTCATGTCTGTCTCCAAAGCCGTTTGCCAAAACGCCCCCTAGAAGAGGCCGTGCCCTTTAGTTCATTTATTCTTCTGGATTTTAAAGGCGGCTATTTATTATAAGAACCAAAAGCCGTTCTTATGAATGATGCGTATTTCCCGCATTTTGGAGACTTCGATGGATAAGTTGAGTGCTCTGACAAGTTTTGTACACGCTGTGCAATTGGGCAGTTTTTCCGCCGCAGCAAGCCGTCTGGGGGTTTCGCAGCCAGCCGTCAGCCAGCAAGTCCGCAGCCTGGAAGACAATCTCGGCACACGCCTGATCAATCGAACGACCCGGCGCTTGTCGCTCACCGATGCGGGAGAGCGATATTTCGCTTATGCCAGCGACATATTGGAAAAGCTTTCTGAAGCCGACCGGTCCGTACAAAGTGCAGAGGCTCAAATGAGCGGCCGCCTGACCGTCAGCCTGCCCTATGCGTTCACCGAGCCCGTTCTTGCCGACTTCCTGACGCAATTCAAGACAACTTACCCGGCAATTTTCTTCGATGTTCAGCTGTCGGATGCCATGGTGGATGTGCAAAAGGACCAGATCGACGTCGCTATCCGTATGGGCCACATTCTAGATGACCGGCTGATCGTCAAAAAACTCGGCGACATGCAACGCTGCCTCATCGCGTCCCCCGCCTATCTGGACAAAACCGGACGGCCGCAAACGATCGAGGACCTGAAAAACCACGACTTCCTGCTTTATCCGCATATAGCCGACGCCGGATACATCGAGCTAGTCAGCCCTTACGGAAAACCGACCAAGGTACCGGTGTCGCCGGCAATGGTGATCAACAACTCCGCAGCCCTAAGACGCGCAGCGGTTGCCGGGCTTGGTATCAGTACTGCGGTGACCTGGTTGTCCGAACCGCATTTCAACACCGGCGAACTGGAACTCATCCTGGAGGATTGGTCTTTCGGCGTGCATCCGGTGCATGCTGTTTATCCATCCTACCGGTTCATCCCGATGAAGGTCCGCCAATTTGTGTCGGACCTTCAAGCTTATATGGCCAATCAGGCGGCTTTCGTCCAAACGGCCGCCGTTGCAGCAGAATGATCCTCTTAGACTTCGACTTCGTCGACAGCCACGACCCAGGTTTCTTTCAAGGCCTCGGCCTCCCACGCCTGCCAAGCGGTTGTCTCGCGCAGAGCTGCGCTGTAGCGGGCGGCAACCGGCGCATCGGTCAACGCGTAGGTATCAAACCGGCTGACAACCGGCGCATACATGGCATCGGCGATGGTGAAATCACCAAACAGGAAGGGCCCGCCTGAAGCTTCCAAGCAATCATCCCAGATCTGAACAATGCGTGCGACGTCCGCTTTGACATCTTCACCGACTGCAAGCTTTTCCACTGGACGCCGCATGTTCATCGGGCACGCTCCACGCAATGCGGAAAAACCAGAATGCATCTCCGCTGAGATTGCCCGGGCAAGCGCCCTTTCCTTCTGCCCCTCCGGCCAAAGGCCTTTGTCCGGAAACCGCTCGGCGGCATATTCCAATATTGCCAGACTGTCCCAGACCGTCAGCTCTCCATCCTTCAAGACCGGAACTTTCATACTGGGAGAAAAATCCCGGAACTTCGGATTGCCGTTCTCAAAGTCAAACGGCACCAGGGTTTCCTTGAAGGCAATGCCCTTGTGCTTGAGCGCAATCCAGGGCCGGAACGACCAAGAAGAATAATTCTTGTTGCCAATGAAAAGCTCAATGTCCGCCATGATGTCCTGTCCACTTTGAATGAAGTCCGCTCGCGCCATACCGGTGCCAAGCTCCTGCCTGGCACTTCATGCCCGGTAAAAACTACCTAATGAGTTCAAGCGTCCGCTTCAAATTCAATAAGTTCATGAAAACCATAAGGAAGTTTCATGACCCAGCTGCGGCACAACCCTTGCATGCGATAACCAGCATCAAGCCAACCACTCTAGGTCCCAAATGATTGCCTCTGCCCCACCACCAACCTTGGCTCAAACCAACACACTTTCAACTGAGCAAAAGGCGGAAAACAAACCGGTTTTCGACATGAAGGAAATCCGTGCGGAACTTGCCCGCCAATACGAGGCCTGGAAGGAACTGCCGGAAGACCAGAAACTGCGCCACCTGAAGCTGGAAAAACACGGATTGAGCGAACAGGACCTGGATAACCTGCCTGACGCTGACCGGGCCCATTTTGAACAGAAGATTTCCGAGGCGACGAACCGCCCTGCGTTTACCGTCGATGCACAAGACTTGGACAGCGGAGACGGAGTGTTCCGCCCAGTTCTGTCTCTTGCATCGGTCTTGGCAATTTCTGGTTCAAACGCTCCAGAACAAACGAATGAGACCAAACCGCCGCTAGGTTCAACCGAATAACGGGCAAATCCTGGCCGGAACAAAAAGCAATGATCCGCCTTCTGCTGGCCTGAATTTGACTTAAAGGAAACACTGGTGAGGGAAAATTCTTTCCAGCAAGGGCCTTTGCGCGAAAAAAGGCAATTTTGCACTGTGTTTTTTTCCTAGGCCCGCTTGAAATTTGACTCGAAGTGTATGGAATAGGGCGGTCGGGCGAAATGGTGGGAGGAACCCACCCAAGACCCAAACAAAATACTAGGGGAATAAATATGCGTTTTGTGCGTATGGCCGCAGCTGCGGTTGCAGTCCTGGCCGCCGTCGGTGGCGCGGAAGCTAAAGACTGGTCCAAAGTCCGTATCGGTACCGAGGGCGCCTACCCTCCGTTCAACTCCCTGACCGCTGACGGTCAGCTGGTTGGTTTCGACATCGACATTGCCAACGCTCTTTGCGAAGAAATGAAGGTCGAATGTGAATTTGTCACCCAAGACTGGGATGGCATGATCCCCGCCCTTCAGGCTGGCAAATACGACGCCATTATCGCGTCCATGTCGATCACCGAAGAGCGTAAGCAGAAGGTCGACTTCACCAGCAAATACTACAACACACCACCAGCAATCGGTGTTCCGAAAGATTCGAAGATCGCAGGCGTTTCTGCTGATGATCTCAAAGGTGTCCTTTTGGGCGCCCAGTCTTCCACAACCCACTCCAACTATGCCGAAGCGCACTTCCCGGACGCTGAGCTGAAGCTCTATCCGACAGCGGATGAGTACAAGCTGGATCTGGAAAACGGCCGCATCGACGCTGTGATCGAAGATGTTGTTGTTCTGTCCGACTGGCTGGCAACCGACAACGGCGCTTGCTGTAAGGTTCTCAACACCTTGAAGTCTGATCCGGTTATCAACGGTGAAGGCGCTGGTATTGCGATCCGCAAGGGTGAAGGCGAATTGAAGGACATGTTCGACAATGCGATCAAAGCGATCCTTGCGAACGGTAAGTACAAAGAAATCAACGACAAGTACTTCTCCTTCGACGTTTACGGCGGTTAATTTGATCGTCTTATAAAAATGGAGCGTGGCGCGGTCACCGTGTCACGCTTTACTGTGAGTCCAATCTCACACGACGGCTGGCGGGGCAGCCGGACAAAGAAACAACAAAAACAGAAAGAAGCGCCGGCCGATGAATGAAGCTTTGACGCTGTTGTCCTTTGGGGATCAGGGCTGGGGAGACACGATCGCCTCAGGGGTGCTGATTACAATTTCCTTAGCATTGGCGACGCTGCCGTTCGGGCTTGTGCTCGGTTTTGTGATCGCGCTTGCCAAGAATTCTTCTGAGCCCAGCCTGAAACTTGCGGCCAACATTTACACCACGATTTTCCGCGGCCTTCCGGAACTTCTGACGCTGTTTCTGGTCTATTACGGTGCACAAATAGCCATTCAGGAAGGGCTCAAGCTCGCCGGTTTTGATGTCTATTTTGAGGTCAACTCCTTTGCGGCCGGCATGGTCGCCCTCGCACTCGTGTTTTCATCCTACGCGTCCGAAGCTTTCCTGGCGGCCTTCAACGGCATTCCGCAAGGCCAGTATGAAGGCGGTCATGCTTTAGGGTTGTCGCGCTTTCAAACCATGCGGCTGATCATCTTACCGCAACTGATCCGCCTTGCCCTACCCGCGCTTGGCAACCTGTGGCTCATACTCTTGAAAGAAACCTCACTGGTTTCGGTGATTGGGCTTGCCGATCTTGTGCGTGAAGCTGGCATTGCCGCCCGCGTCACCAAGGAACCTTTCCTATTCTTCGGGGTAGTTCTGCTGGTTTATTTGCTACTAGCCATGATCTCTTCGGCAGGACTGATGCGCATTGAACGCTGGTCCAAACGTGGGGAGGCCGCACGATGACCGCCGCAAACCCGACCACGGGGACACTCCGTCCGCCTGCCCCTCCGAAAAAGTGGACCAACACCCGGATTGTTGGTCACGTGCTGATGGCGCTATGGATCCTGTCCGGTGTCTATCTCGTCTATTTTTTGGGTT
Proteins encoded:
- the fdhD gene encoding formate dehydrogenase accessory sulfurtransferase FdhD — protein: MTAPYILQPNPLNPALSTTVTGFDHTGAQVDTKVVTEKPLTLFLNSQEVVTMMTIGDHPDLLAVGYLKNQNMLADDDVITGIDYDEDLEVVIVRTERETDYEEKLKKKVRTSGCAQGTVFGDVMEGFETVSLPKDARLKTSWLYSLTKAINTTPSLYLEAGAIHGCVLCCEDAPLVYMEDVGRHNAVDKIAGWMQLNNVPAGDKIFYTTGRLTSEMVIKTVMMGIPILVSRSGFTAWGVELARQAGLTLIGRARGKRFLTLAGAERIDFDMDPALAEDEPRGSERKGSNKAE
- the mobA gene encoding molybdenum cofactor guanylyltransferase MobA encodes the protein MTPGITPLTRDKVLGCVLAGGQSRRMGGGDKTLLDLNGKPMLEIIFDRLSPQVPQIVLNANGDANRFSRFPFPVVSDSIAGFAGPLAGILAGLDYARENLPDVSHVISVAGDTPFFPVDLVDRFLATTPADKPVIALASSADKLQPVFGLWPVALAEDLHDWLAKGQSGKVLAFVDRHDSIEVAFELDQATGLDPFFNANRPDDLETARSAASLLTS
- the mobB gene encoding molybdopterin-guanine dinucleotide biosynthesis protein B; the encoded protein is MTTTPVFGITGWKNSGKTQLVTRLVAEFTARGLKVSTVKHAHHNFDIDKPGADSYRHREAGAVEVALVSGRRWALMHELRDEEEPPLSAILPRLAPCDLILIEGYKRENHPKIEARRTESADKGPLAPEDSNILAIAADHIVSDTALPVYDLNDVSGLADFITAHLDLKRQEP
- the glp gene encoding gephyrin-like molybdotransferase Glp, encoding MTAKPDLNDCFLHDKDRLKHAEALAILKERIQSVASIETVSLDDALGRILAEDVTAPRNIPLADNSAVDGYAFRFSDHDEAGGFFRLSQRVAAGHKSDQTLAPWSAARIFTGAVMPPGADTVAMQEDCETHQQDGQDFVIVPQGLKKGANCRLAGEDVQEGAAILTVGHRLRPQDIAAIASTGVAEIAVYRKLKVALVSTGDELRRPGDLITVGDVYDSNHFLLNGLCSHLPVDIKDLGILKDEAQLIENTLASASQEFDVILTSGGASRGEEDHMQTALAKLGQRHMWQLAIKPGRPVMFGQIGSSIFLGMPGNPVAAMVCFMLYARPVISVLGGGAFVEPQRFQIPSDFEVPKKKPDRREFYRGILAADDTGRTVAQKFARDGSGLISGLREADGLIEIPEETTSVNRGDLVTFLPFTGMGVL
- a CDS encoding MBL fold metallo-hydrolase — protein: MTIEKSAMNRRGFLGGALTGGAALGVASGLNLISTGAQAAAPMAGAPMAGAIRRKIGNFEVTALLDGYLSMGPELILGYDEEAASQLRKAAFIDTEALTGPVNAYLVNTGDKLVLIDAGTSDSLGPTVGHLGKALAAAGVTPEQIDAVLITHMHPDHLFGVLTPAGEKMFPNAELLLPEVDNAFWFDDGAMNAAPEQFKPFFLGARKSADAYKARQTLFNPGKEILPGITAKALPGHTPGHVGFVLESNGERLIIAADVVHTLLYQTHYPEWGIAFDIDPAQAVETRKKFFDEVATDRVMFAGAHIPFPGFGYLANEGEAYRFVAADWPYTF
- a CDS encoding LysR family transcriptional regulator; this translates as MDKLSALTSFVHAVQLGSFSAAASRLGVSQPAVSQQVRSLEDNLGTRLINRTTRRLSLTDAGERYFAYASDILEKLSEADRSVQSAEAQMSGRLTVSLPYAFTEPVLADFLTQFKTTYPAIFFDVQLSDAMVDVQKDQIDVAIRMGHILDDRLIVKKLGDMQRCLIASPAYLDKTGRPQTIEDLKNHDFLLYPHIADAGYIELVSPYGKPTKVPVSPAMVINNSAALRRAAVAGLGISTAVTWLSEPHFNTGELELILEDWSFGVHPVHAVYPSYRFIPMKVRQFVSDLQAYMANQAAFVQTAAVAAE
- a CDS encoding glutathione S-transferase family protein; protein product: MADIELFIGNKNYSSWSFRPWIALKHKGIAFKETLVPFDFENGNPKFRDFSPSMKVPVLKDGELTVWDSLAILEYAAERFPDKGLWPEGQKERALARAISAEMHSGFSALRGACPMNMRRPVEKLAVGEDVKADVARIVQIWDDCLEASGGPFLFGDFTIADAMYAPVVSRFDTYALTDAPVAARYSAALRETTAWQAWEAEALKETWVVAVDEVEV
- a CDS encoding ABC transporter substrate-binding protein gives rise to the protein MRFVRMAAAAVAVLAAVGGAEAKDWSKVRIGTEGAYPPFNSLTADGQLVGFDIDIANALCEEMKVECEFVTQDWDGMIPALQAGKYDAIIASMSITEERKQKVDFTSKYYNTPPAIGVPKDSKIAGVSADDLKGVLLGAQSSTTHSNYAEAHFPDAELKLYPTADEYKLDLENGRIDAVIEDVVVLSDWLATDNGACCKVLNTLKSDPVINGEGAGIAIRKGEGELKDMFDNAIKAILANGKYKEINDKYFSFDVYGG
- a CDS encoding ABC transporter permease; its protein translation is MNEALTLLSFGDQGWGDTIASGVLITISLALATLPFGLVLGFVIALAKNSSEPSLKLAANIYTTIFRGLPELLTLFLVYYGAQIAIQEGLKLAGFDVYFEVNSFAAGMVALALVFSSYASEAFLAAFNGIPQGQYEGGHALGLSRFQTMRLIILPQLIRLALPALGNLWLILLKETSLVSVIGLADLVREAGIAARVTKEPFLFFGVVLLVYLLLAMISSAGLMRIERWSKRGEAAR